From Bradyrhizobium erythrophlei:
ATCACCGGTCCCTTGAAGATCTTGCTCAATTCCTGGGCTGCGACCGGTGCCTGCGTTTCGGCAATGGTCTCACCACCCCTTACCCGCGGCTCGATGAGGTGAAGATACGCGAGCCCGAAACCGCCCAGCCCCTCTGCCACCGAGCGGAACAGCGCACGGGGATTGCTGTCGCCCATGTGATTGAACGTCCCGCTTGGCGCGAGCCGAACCCCAACCCGATCCGCGCCCCAGACTTGGATCAACGTCTGGACGACCTCGACGAGAAGACGCATTCGATTCTCGACCGTACCGCCGTATTGGTCGGTCCGCTTGTTGGTGTTGTCCTGTAGAAACTGGTCCATCAGGTGGCCGTTGGCCGCCATCAGCTCGACACCATCGAAACCCGCTTTCTTGGCGTTGCGCGCGGCGGCGCGATATTGATCGAGGATGCTGGCGATTTCCGCCGTCTCCAGCGCGCGATGCGGCGACGTCTGGCGAAACCCGTCAGGCGTATCGACGACGATGCCAGGATCAGCCCAGTAAGTCGGATCGACAGACGCCGTAACCGGCTGCGATCCTGTGATCGAAACGTGTGTCGTGCGGCCAGCATGCCAAAGCTGCGTGAAGAAGTATGCGCCCTTGGCGTGAACCGCATCCGTGATCCGTTTCCAGGCCGCCACATGGTCGTCCGCGTAGAGACCGGGCGCATGGTAGTAACCTCGCGCGGATGCCGCGATCGCCGTCGCTTCCGTGACGATCAGCCCGCCGTCAGACGCACGCTGCGTATAATATTCGAGCTGCAAGTCGCTCGGAATGCCCGTCCCTGGCTGCGCCCGTAGCCGGCTCATCGGCGGCATGACGACACGGTGTTTCAGTGTGATGGGCCCGATTTGAACGGGCGTGAAGAGTTTCTTTTGAACGTTTGTACCCACTGGGATTCTCCGTTCGTGACGGGCCTGCGCCGGAAAGGGAAGGGAGGGGCGTGATGGGGAGGTTGGCCCCGCGCGGTCAAGCGCGGGACGGATCACCGATGTCGGACGTCGACCTGGTCACGAGCGATCACTGCCTGCCAGCCATGACGCCACCGTCGACCGGAAGGATGACACCGGTGATGAAACTCGCCTGATCCGAGGCAAGGAACAGAAGCGCCTCGGCCGCGTCTGCGGGCTGACCGTTGCGGCCAAGAGGGTGCATCGCATTGAAGGTCGGCAAAACGGTCTTCACCTGTTCTGGTGTCAGGAACGTGCTGAAGACCGGTGTCTCGATCACGCCGGGCGCGATCGCATTCACGCGGATCTTGTCGTGGGCGAGCTCGATCGCGAGGTTCTTGACCAGCGCATGGACGCCACCATTGGCTGCTGAATAAGCGGACGAGGGCGTGGCACCGATCGCCTGCAGGCCCCACATGGATCCGGTCTGCACGATCGCGCCGCCGCGGCCCGCAGCCTTCATGGCCTTCGCCGCCGCCTGCGCGATGAAAAACTTGCCCTTGAGGATGATGCTCAGGAAATGATCGTATTCATCTTCGGTGACATCGAGGAATGGCTTAGGCCCGAAGATGCCGGCGTTGTTGAACAGGACGTCCAGACGGCCAAAGCGATCGAGCGCTGTCTTTACCGCTGCTTTTCCTGTCGCCGGCAGGGAAATGTCGCCCACATGGGCGATAGCGCGCTTTCCGGTCGCGTCGATTTGCTTGGCTGCGGCCTCGGCTTTGGCGGCATCGCGTCCGACGATGACAACAGAACCACCTTCTGCGACGAATCGGGTCGCCACTTCCTTGCCGATGCCTGAACTGCCTCCTGTGACGATCGCGACCTTGTCCTGAAAACGCATGGCAACTCTCCTGGGTTATTCTACCTATCGATAGATTGATGAGCTTCGGAGAATTAACTCTGGAAACTGGATGCGTCAAGCCTGATCTATCGATAGAGAGGAACAACGTCGTGACGGGCGGCGGAAGAATTGCTGAACGACTTCCCTCGATGTCGCTTCGCCGAGCTGAGAGAGGGATGCAAGCCGCGAGCACGGAACGGCCGATCCATGACTTGGGCCCTCGAATGCCTGGGTTCCTCGGACTTGCGGCAAGCTTTGTTTTTCGCGAACGACGGAGTCCTATCTGCGCGTCGTCGGGCCACGTGGAATGTCAGGATAATATTGTGGGCTTTCACGTCGATCGAACATGCCGTAGTCACGCACGATGCGCACGACGCGATGACGAACAGCGTCGGCCTCGGTAGGGAGCTGTGGTTCAAACTGCTCAGCGGAGTTGCGGTCGCGCCAGCTCGCCAACAATGCAAGCTTTCCCGCATTGTAGATGCTTGAGAAAACGTCGTGGTCGATCAGGGCCGAGTGTGTTCGATCGAGCGACAAGCGGTCAGCGAGCTCCGACGGAGCCAGTGATCCTGGTCCAGTCGGCGCCGGCAAAATCTCGATAAGCGTCG
This genomic window contains:
- a CDS encoding SDR family NAD(P)-dependent oxidoreductase — its product is MRFQDKVAIVTGGSSGIGKEVATRFVAEGGSVVIVGRDAAKAEAAAKQIDATGKRAIAHVGDISLPATGKAAVKTALDRFGRLDVLFNNAGIFGPKPFLDVTEDEYDHFLSIILKGKFFIAQAAAKAMKAAGRGGAIVQTGSMWGLQAIGATPSSAYSAANGGVHALVKNLAIELAHDKIRVNAIAPGVIETPVFSTFLTPEQVKTVLPTFNAMHPLGRNGQPADAAEALLFLASDQASFITGVILPVDGGVMAGRQ
- a CDS encoding alkene reductase encodes the protein MIRPALDRAGPTSPSRPSLPFPAQARHERRIPVGTNVQKKLFTPVQIGPITLKHRVVMPPMSRLRAQPGTGIPSDLQLEYYTQRASDGGLIVTEATAIAASARGYYHAPGLYADDHVAAWKRITDAVHAKGAYFFTQLWHAGRTTHVSITGSQPVTASVDPTYWADPGIVVDTPDGFRQTSPHRALETAEIASILDQYRAAARNAKKAGFDGVELMAANGHLMDQFLQDNTNKRTDQYGGTVENRMRLLVEVVQTLIQVWGADRVGVRLAPSGTFNHMGDSNPRALFRSVAEGLGGFGLAYLHLIEPRVRGGETIAETQAPVAAQELSKIFKGPVIAAGGFNPETAEASIANGDAGLIAFGRHFIANPDLPRRIKLGLPLNPYDRSTFYGYTARGYTDYPAYDTSAQDRLPTS